The following proteins are encoded in a genomic region of Pyrinomonadaceae bacterium:
- the rsmD gene encoding 16S rRNA (guanine(966)-N(2))-methyltransferase RsmD yields MRIIAGKYRGRQLKSPPSAQTRPTSDRLRETLFNVLAPRIEGVRFLDLCAGTGAVGIEALSRGAEHVTFVDKSRKMCALIEANTSTLGIDAEEFEIVSADASDFVRRHAKKEREPFDMIFYDPPYAESYEIVNLISDTGGQLLTEDAVVIVEHHKKKELPEAFGTLRRFRTLKQGDSVLSFYKPAA; encoded by the coding sequence ATGCGAATCATTGCAGGTAAATATCGAGGACGTCAGTTAAAGAGTCCGCCGTCTGCGCAAACGCGGCCGACGTCAGATCGTTTACGCGAGACTCTGTTCAATGTGCTCGCGCCGCGCATTGAGGGCGTGCGTTTTCTCGACCTGTGCGCTGGTACCGGCGCGGTCGGAATTGAGGCGTTGTCACGTGGAGCTGAACACGTGACGTTCGTCGATAAGTCACGAAAGATGTGTGCGTTGATTGAAGCGAACACGAGCACCCTCGGCATCGACGCGGAGGAGTTCGAAATCGTAAGTGCGGATGCGTCCGATTTTGTGCGACGCCACGCGAAAAAGGAACGAGAGCCTTTCGACATGATCTTCTACGATCCGCCATATGCGGAAAGTTACGAGATCGTGAACCTGATTTCAGATACAGGAGGGCAACTCTTAACTGAGGACGCCGTTGTGATTGTCGAACATCACAAGAAAAAAGAATTGCCGGAAGCCTTTGGAACGTTGCGTCGCTTTCGCACATTGAAACAGGGAGATTCGGTCTTAAGCTTCTACAAGCCAGCCGCGTAG
- the tsaD gene encoding tRNA (adenosine(37)-N6)-threonylcarbamoyltransferase complex transferase subunit TsaD, with amino-acid sequence MLVLGIETSCDETAAAVIRDGHEIASSVIASQIKTHERFGGVVPELASREHLDKIVPIVEEALSRANVTRQQLDGIAVTHGPGLIGSLLVGVSYAKAMAYALNKPLVGVNHIEGHIYSVCFENPPVEHPALALIVSGGHTNVFFVPEPGKYKVVGRTRDDAAGEAFDKVAKLLGLGYPGGPIIERLAREGNPKAVKFAIPRMGDNRPDFSFSGLKTAVQKYVRESGLQPVSNGGEPSQGIKDLAASFQSTVIRSLVSTMERVAEEYRPKTLIVAGGVACNRALREACSEAAGRLGVPVYFPSPHLSTDNAAMIAAAGTVKLQSGERAGWDLNADVMMRLQNIEVEDAELRKRVRYRL; translated from the coding sequence ATGCTAGTCCTCGGAATTGAAACTTCCTGCGATGAAACTGCCGCTGCGGTAATCCGCGACGGCCACGAGATCGCTTCATCTGTAATTGCCTCGCAGATCAAGACGCACGAACGGTTTGGCGGAGTCGTGCCGGAACTGGCTTCACGCGAGCACCTCGACAAGATCGTGCCGATCGTCGAAGAAGCTCTTTCGCGTGCGAATGTGACGCGACAACAGCTTGACGGAATCGCCGTGACTCACGGGCCAGGGTTGATCGGGTCGCTGCTGGTCGGTGTCTCGTACGCGAAGGCGATGGCTTACGCGCTGAACAAACCTCTGGTTGGCGTTAATCACATCGAAGGGCACATCTACTCGGTCTGCTTCGAAAACCCGCCGGTGGAACATCCCGCCCTCGCGCTGATTGTTTCTGGCGGGCACACGAATGTTTTCTTTGTTCCCGAACCCGGCAAATACAAAGTGGTTGGGCGCACACGCGACGACGCTGCCGGGGAAGCATTCGACAAGGTCGCGAAGCTGCTCGGGCTGGGTTATCCCGGAGGTCCCATCATCGAACGGCTCGCGAGAGAAGGGAATCCGAAAGCGGTGAAGTTCGCGATTCCGCGGATGGGTGACAATCGTCCTGATTTCAGCTTCAGCGGATTGAAGACGGCCGTGCAAAAATACGTGCGTGAATCGGGTCTGCAACCCGTGAGCAACGGCGGCGAACCTTCACAAGGGATCAAAGATCTCGCCGCGAGTTTTCAAAGCACGGTGATTCGTTCACTGGTTTCGACGATGGAGAGAGTGGCGGAAGAGTATCGGCCCAAAACTTTAATTGTTGCCGGTGGCGTGGCGTGCAATCGTGCTTTGCGTGAAGCGTGCAGCGAAGCGGCCGGGCGATTAGGAGTGCCCGTCTACTTTCCTTCGCCGCACCTTTCGACTGACAACGCGGCAATGATTGCGGCGGCCGGGACGGTGAAGCTGCAATCCGGCGAACGCGCCGGCTGGGATTTGAATGCCGACGTGATGATGCGGCTTCAGAATATCGAAGTGGAAGATGCGGAGTTAAGGAAGCGAGTCAGGTATCGGCTCTAA
- a CDS encoding MOSC domain-containing protein: protein MFEGKVISINITPQAEAPMQSVDEVRAIPGRGLEGDRYFDNKGRAPEVKRELTLIEAEAIEAFKSELNVDYGLGDSRRNVVTRGVPLNHLVGKEFWVGEVKARGIMLCEPCAHLQKLTVKQVLPGLIHRAGLRAQILSEGTIRVGATVKEARP from the coding sequence ATGTTCGAAGGTAAAGTCATCTCAATCAACATCACACCGCAGGCCGAAGCGCCCATGCAATCGGTCGATGAAGTCCGGGCCATTCCCGGTCGCGGACTGGAAGGCGATCGCTATTTTGATAACAAGGGCCGCGCGCCTGAAGTTAAGCGCGAATTGACGCTGATCGAGGCTGAAGCCATTGAAGCGTTTAAAAGCGAACTCAACGTTGATTACGGCTTGGGCGACAGCCGCCGCAACGTGGTCACGCGCGGGGTGCCACTTAATCATCTGGTCGGAAAGGAATTCTGGGTCGGCGAGGTGAAAGCGCGCGGCATTATGCTGTGTGAGCCGTGCGCGCATCTGCAAAAGCTCACCGTCAAACAGGTCCTGCCGGGGCTGATTCATCGCGCCGGTTTGCGCGCCCAGATTTTGTCGGAAGGTACCATTCGCGTGGGCGCGACGGTCAAAGAAGCCCGACCGTAA
- a CDS encoding acetyl ornithine aminotransferase family protein → MMETALAVKRPEIKTELPGPKGRKIIAADARYVNPAYPRPDFKLVAERAQGVWVEDVDGNVFLDCNAGVAVCSTGHCHPEVVKAIQDQAAQLIHICGTDYYYQLMPDLAEALDAITPVPSPTRTHFANSGTEAVETALKLAMHATGREKFIAFFGSFHGRTLGSLSLTSSKAAQRSGFKRQALDVVHVPYPNDYRNPFSAEDCGTGGAAQGALNWIENRLFKTTTPPEEVAAIVVEPIQGEGGYVPAPKGFLQGLRRICDEHGILLIFDEVQSGMGRTGKMFACEHDDVRPDVICIAKGIASGLPLGACVARADLMDWQKGAHASTFGGNPVAIAAAMKTIELLERELVANAAEVGDYLKRGLKKLMAKHECIGDVRGKGFMLGVEFVKDKTSRTPDPDLRDRVEMAVFERGLILLGCGANTIRWSPPLILTKEHVDVALEIFDDAIKASV, encoded by the coding sequence ATGATGGAAACCGCATTAGCTGTAAAACGACCTGAGATCAAAACCGAACTGCCGGGTCCCAAGGGGCGAAAGATTATCGCCGCCGATGCGCGCTACGTGAATCCAGCGTATCCGCGTCCTGACTTTAAGCTTGTCGCCGAACGCGCCCAGGGCGTGTGGGTCGAAGACGTTGACGGCAACGTTTTTCTCGATTGCAACGCCGGCGTGGCCGTGTGCTCAACCGGACATTGCCATCCGGAAGTCGTCAAAGCGATTCAGGATCAAGCCGCGCAACTGATCCACATCTGCGGCACGGATTATTACTATCAATTGATGCCTGACCTGGCTGAGGCTTTGGACGCCATCACGCCGGTGCCTAGTCCGACCCGCACTCATTTTGCCAACAGCGGAACTGAGGCGGTCGAGACCGCTTTGAAGCTGGCCATGCATGCGACCGGACGCGAGAAATTCATCGCGTTCTTTGGCAGCTTTCACGGACGCACGTTGGGCTCGCTGTCGCTTACTTCGTCAAAGGCGGCGCAACGATCTGGTTTCAAACGGCAAGCGCTCGACGTCGTACACGTGCCTTATCCGAACGACTATCGCAATCCCTTCAGTGCTGAAGATTGCGGCACCGGCGGCGCGGCGCAAGGGGCGCTTAATTGGATCGAAAATCGTCTCTTCAAAACGACGACGCCGCCTGAAGAAGTGGCCGCGATCGTGGTCGAGCCGATTCAGGGTGAAGGCGGTTATGTACCGGCGCCGAAGGGTTTTCTGCAAGGCCTGCGGCGGATTTGCGATGAACACGGAATCCTTCTCATCTTTGACGAAGTGCAAAGCGGCATGGGCCGCACCGGCAAAATGTTCGCTTGCGAGCACGACGATGTGCGGCCGGATGTCATCTGCATCGCGAAAGGCATCGCTTCCGGGTTGCCGCTCGGCGCGTGCGTCGCGCGCGCAGACTTGATGGATTGGCAAAAGGGCGCGCATGCCTCGACGTTCGGCGGAAATCCGGTGGCTATTGCGGCGGCGATGAAGACGATTGAATTGCTTGAGCGTGAGCTGGTCGCGAATGCAGCGGAAGTCGGCGATTACCTGAAACGCGGTTTAAAAAAGCTGATGGCAAAGCACGAGTGCATCGGTGACGTGCGTGGCAAAGGCTTCATGCTCGGCGTTGAGTTCGTTAAAGACAAAACCAGCCGCACCCCCGATCCGGATTTACGCGATCGCGTTGAGATGGCCGTATTCGAACGTGGATTGATTCTGTTGGGCTGCGGCGCCAACACGATTCGCTGGTCACCGCCGTTGATCTTAACGAAAGAGCATGTCGACGTAGCATTGGAGATCTTTGATGACGCTATTAAGGCGTCGGTCTAG
- a CDS encoding hemolysin III family protein, with amino-acid sequence MAISAALVYNRRMTEVAAVTERRQTVSEEIANSISHGIGLLLAIAAAPFLILTAARAGSIWNIVGVSVFATSMMLLYLASTLYHAIPYDRAKRVFRLLDHGAIFILIAGTYTPFTLGVMRGPWGWTLFGLVWSLAVFGLTMKAIFGTQHRWLTVPLYLLMGWLAVIAAPHILFTMPWAALFWIVAGGLAYTAGTICFRMHSIRYSHFAWHLFVLAGTTCHFFAVLWYSA; translated from the coding sequence ATGGCGATTTCTGCGGCCCTCGTTTACAATCGGCGCATGACCGAGGTCGCGGCCGTTACCGAACGGCGCCAGACAGTCAGCGAAGAGATCGCCAACAGTATCAGCCATGGAATTGGTCTGCTGCTCGCGATCGCCGCGGCGCCGTTTTTAATCCTGACCGCCGCGCGCGCGGGCAGCATTTGGAACATCGTCGGCGTCAGCGTCTTCGCGACTTCGATGATGCTGCTTTACCTCGCTTCGACGCTCTATCACGCAATTCCCTACGATCGCGCCAAGCGCGTTTTCCGCCTCCTCGATCACGGGGCGATCTTCATTTTGATTGCGGGCACCTACACGCCATTCACGCTGGGAGTGATGCGCGGACCATGGGGCTGGACCTTGTTTGGACTCGTCTGGTCGCTGGCGGTTTTCGGGTTAACCATGAAAGCCATCTTCGGCACGCAGCATCGCTGGCTGACTGTTCCGCTTTACCTGTTGATGGGCTGGCTCGCGGTGATTGCCGCGCCGCATATTCTTTTCACCATGCCGTGGGCGGCGCTGTTTTGGATAGTGGCGGGCGGTCTGGCCTACACCGCCGGCACGATCTGCTTCAGAATGCACTCAATTCGCTATAGCCATTTCGCCTGGCATCTTTTTGTGCTTGCCGGCACTACCTGTCACTTCTTTGCGGTGCTCTGGTACTCGGCCTAA
- a CDS encoding pyridoxamine 5'-phosphate oxidase family protein encodes MKIQQSKSTLTAGATLFLLFFSLPAFAQQPTFSRDALISAAREIMTTTRYCALITTGRNGRTHARTMDAFTPEEDMTVWLATNPRSRKVAEIRRHPKVTLYYFDRESAAYVTVYGTARLVSDQTEKAKRWKDDWKAFYPDRDKSYLLIKVTPERLEVVNINKGVVGTSPTWQPLSVDFRRH; translated from the coding sequence ATGAAGATCCAACAATCAAAAAGCACGCTTACCGCGGGAGCAACCCTGTTCCTGCTCTTCTTCAGTCTGCCGGCCTTCGCACAACAACCAACCTTCTCACGCGACGCCTTGATTTCGGCCGCGCGTGAAATCATGACCACCACGCGCTACTGCGCTTTGATTACCACGGGCCGCAATGGTCGCACTCACGCGCGAACAATGGACGCTTTCACTCCCGAAGAAGACATGACTGTTTGGCTGGCAACCAATCCACGCAGCCGCAAAGTCGCCGAAATCCGCCGCCACCCGAAAGTGACGCTTTATTACTTCGATCGTGAGAGTGCGGCTTACGTCACGGTTTACGGAACCGCGCGCCTGGTAAGCGACCAAACCGAAAAAGCCAAACGATGGAAAGACGACTGGAAGGCTTTCTATCCCGATCGCGACAAGAGTTACCTGCTCATCAAAGTCACACCGGAACGGCTCGAAGTTGTGAACATCAACAAGGGAGTTGTCGGCACTTCGCCCACGTGGCAACCACTGTCCGTTGATTTCCGGCGGCATTGA
- a CDS encoding ferritin-like domain-containing protein: MSQSDDNRQKLIAILQLAYSGELAAAYAYRGHWHSVSAADERESIRTIEEDEWRHRKLVGEMLAALGSAPNKRRETRATIIGRTLGFLCHVSGWLAPMYGAGKLESRNIVEYETAARYARDSGQTELIDCLLEMAEVEWDHEKYFRSQVLRHALGRRLPIWPEPPAKESIRQSFERERGSWSAAA; encoded by the coding sequence ATGTCTCAGTCAGACGATAATCGTCAGAAGCTCATCGCCATTCTCCAACTCGCGTACTCCGGCGAGTTGGCAGCAGCGTACGCCTATCGCGGTCACTGGCATTCCGTCAGCGCCGCTGATGAGCGCGAATCGATTCGCACAATTGAAGAAGATGAATGGCGGCACCGGAAACTCGTCGGCGAAATGCTAGCTGCCCTCGGCAGCGCGCCCAATAAAAGACGCGAGACACGAGCGACAATCATCGGCCGCACGCTGGGATTTCTTTGTCACGTTTCGGGGTGGCTGGCACCGATGTACGGCGCGGGCAAACTCGAGAGCCGGAACATCGTCGAGTACGAAACCGCGGCGCGTTATGCGCGGGACTCCGGTCAAACCGAACTGATCGATTGCCTGCTCGAGATGGCCGAAGTCGAGTGGGATCACGAAAAGTATTTTCGGTCGCAGGTGCTGCGTCACGCGCTCGGGCGGCGTTTACCGATTTGGCCTGAGCCACCAGCGAAAGAATCGATTCGACAATCGTTCGAACGAGAACGAGGCTCCTGGAGTGCGGCGGCTTGA
- a CDS encoding glycoside hydrolase family 47 protein, producing MKKFAAIVLLALASASFVAAQAPLNRRALATQVRTEFLHAWNGYKKHCWGHDELKPISKTCHDWYGTSLLMTPVDSLDTLILMDLNSEAKTTREYIATHLSFDKDIYVQNFEITIRLLGGLLTGYEMTGDKRLLKLADDLGTRLLPVFESPTGLPYRYVNLKTGKIRGNVSNPAETGTLLIEFGTLAKHTGKRIYFDKAKRALVETYNRRSSIGLVGTWINVETGQWTNTDSHISGAIDSYYEYLLKCAILFNDSDCRRMWNDSSAAINKYLADEVRPSTSTILGPPIKELWYGHADMKSGKRTATTYGALDAFFPAVLMLSGDIKRADRLQNSSFVMWFKHHIEPEKIDYQTMQVTSPAYHLRPEIVESTYYLHQHYHRGRRNHVSRKLADYYQSMAAAMWEDFMKHCRTDEAYAALKSVVTKEKNDSMQSFVFAETFKYFYLLFAPRTTLNFDRVIFNTEAHPVRRK from the coding sequence ATGAAAAAGTTTGCCGCCATTGTGCTGCTTGCGCTTGCCTCCGCATCGTTCGTCGCCGCGCAAGCCCCATTAAATAGACGCGCGCTCGCCACTCAAGTCCGCACCGAGTTCCTGCACGCCTGGAACGGCTATAAGAAACATTGTTGGGGACACGACGAGCTAAAGCCGATCAGCAAGACTTGTCATGACTGGTACGGCACTTCGCTCTTGATGACACCAGTGGACTCGCTCGACACGCTGATCCTGATGGATCTGAACTCCGAAGCGAAGACGACCCGCGAATACATCGCCACTCACCTCTCGTTCGACAAAGACATTTACGTCCAGAACTTCGAGATCACGATTCGCCTTTTGGGTGGATTGCTTACCGGTTATGAAATGACCGGCGACAAGCGCTTGCTAAAACTCGCGGACGATTTGGGCACTCGACTGCTGCCGGTATTCGAATCCCCCACGGGCCTGCCCTATCGCTACGTGAATCTGAAAACCGGGAAGATTCGCGGCAATGTTTCCAATCCTGCGGAAACCGGCACGCTCTTGATCGAATTCGGCACTTTGGCCAAGCACACCGGCAAACGAATTTACTTCGACAAGGCCAAGCGCGCACTGGTCGAAACTTACAATCGCCGCTCATCGATTGGCCTGGTGGGCACATGGATCAATGTCGAGACCGGACAATGGACCAATACCGACAGCCACATCAGCGGCGCGATCGACAGCTACTACGAATATCTTTTGAAGTGCGCAATTCTTTTTAATGACAGCGATTGCCGGCGCATGTGGAACGACAGCAGTGCGGCAATTAACAAGTACCTGGCTGATGAAGTTCGTCCAAGTACGAGTACGATTCTCGGACCGCCGATTAAAGAATTGTGGTACGGACATGCCGACATGAAGTCCGGCAAGAGAACAGCGACGACTTACGGCGCCCTCGATGCTTTTTTTCCGGCAGTGCTGATGCTTTCTGGCGACATCAAGCGCGCCGATCGCCTCCAGAATTCGTCATTTGTGATGTGGTTCAAGCATCACATTGAGCCCGAAAAAATCGATTATCAAACGATGCAAGTGACTTCTCCTGCATACCATTTGCGCCCTGAAATAGTTGAATCGACGTATTACCTTCATCAACACTATCACCGGGGCAGGCGGAATCATGTAAGCCGGAAGCTCGCTGATTATTACCAGTCGATGGCTGCGGCAATGTGGGAAGACTTCATGAAGCACTGCCGCACGGACGAAGCCTATGCCGCGCTGAAGAGCGTCGTCACGAAAGAGAAAAACGACTCGATGCAGAGTTTTGTGTTCGCGGAAACCTTCAAGTATTTCTATCTGCTGTTTGCTCCACGTACGACATTGAACTTTGATAGAGTGATCTTCAATACCGAAGCTCATCCGGTGCGCAGAAAGTGA
- a CDS encoding OsmC family protein, translating to MNEVIVTSLGNLRNEVTYGDSHSLITDEPVAAGGEDAGPDPYTLLLGALGTCISMTVTLYARRKAWPVERVTVRLRQQRIHGKDCAECEAKPEGYVQRIERSVTIEGSLTEEQQARLQEIAHKCPVHKTLTSPIIITEMTA from the coding sequence ATGAACGAGGTCATCGTTACATCTCTGGGCAATCTGCGAAATGAAGTGACGTATGGCGACTCACACTCGTTGATAACGGACGAGCCGGTCGCCGCCGGAGGCGAAGATGCCGGGCCGGATCCTTACACGCTTCTGCTCGGTGCCCTCGGCACTTGTATTTCCATGACCGTAACGCTTTACGCGCGCCGCAAAGCCTGGCCGGTGGAGCGCGTGACCGTGCGCCTGCGGCAACAAAGAATTCACGGCAAGGACTGCGCGGAATGTGAAGCGAAGCCCGAAGGCTACGTTCAGCGAATTGAGCGAAGCGTGACTATCGAAGGAAGTCTCACCGAAGAACAACAGGCGCGGCTTCAGGAGATTGCCCACAAGTGTCCCGTTCACAAGACTCTGACCTCGCCAATTATCATTACTGAGATGACCGCATGA
- a CDS encoding CAP domain-containing protein produces the protein MDRRAFLRGAAVSAVALRLGAAMPRSVSASAIAAPEFPAMTNHLLNQVNLERAELGRKSLKLDSLACAVAQKHATEMARNNFLSHWSMDGRKPYHRYSFAGGVEATQENDAAVDTGTPIASADVPIHLMSLHRSMHDEVAPDDGHRKAILNPINTHVGFGYADYGFCVRLCELYVARYVSIDPYAVTASPRDRVVLSGRLLEPAYSLEGIDVFYEPLPVPPDIAWLRIPRPYGLPDERESLLPKLDRNHFYEDGSKGSIELKSRGRFQAPFLLSRKEPGIYTAVVWIARSAKEAPFPATQVCVRAE, from the coding sequence ATGGACCGCCGTGCATTTTTAAGAGGAGCAGCCGTATCCGCTGTCGCTTTGCGTTTGGGCGCGGCGATGCCCCGCAGCGTCTCTGCGTCCGCGATCGCGGCGCCGGAATTTCCGGCAATGACGAATCATTTGCTGAACCAGGTGAATCTTGAGCGTGCGGAGTTGGGGCGGAAGTCGCTGAAGCTCGATTCGCTGGCTTGCGCGGTCGCGCAGAAGCACGCAACCGAGATGGCGCGAAACAATTTCCTCAGCCACTGGAGTATGGACGGCCGGAAGCCGTATCACCGCTATTCGTTCGCCGGCGGCGTGGAAGCAACACAGGAAAACGACGCCGCGGTTGACACCGGCACGCCCATAGCTTCGGCTGACGTCCCGATTCATTTGATGTCACTGCACAGATCCATGCACGACGAAGTAGCGCCCGATGACGGACATCGCAAGGCGATTCTTAATCCAATAAACACACACGTGGGCTTCGGTTACGCGGATTACGGTTTCTGTGTCCGACTATGCGAGTTGTACGTCGCACGCTATGTCTCGATCGATCCCTACGCTGTAACCGCTTCACCGCGCGACCGGGTCGTTTTGAGCGGGCGGCTTCTGGAACCGGCTTATTCGCTCGAGGGCATCGATGTTTTTTACGAACCGCTTCCCGTGCCGCCGGATATCGCGTGGCTTCGCATTCCGCGTCCCTACGGTTTACCCGACGAGCGGGAATCGCTGCTGCCGAAACTTGATCGAAACCATTTCTATGAAGACGGTTCCAAAGGATCGATCGAGCTGAAAAGTCGCGGCAGGTTTCAGGCTCCATTTCTGCTGAGTCGAAAGGAGCCCGGAATCTACACGGCCGTGGTGTGGATTGCGCGGTCAGCGAAGGAGGCGCCGTTTCCCGCGACGCAAGTATGCGTGCGCGCCGAATGA
- the sucC gene encoding ADP-forming succinate--CoA ligase subunit beta, translating into MKIHEYQGKELLKKFGVPVPRGIVARTADEAFAAAQELATTPVVVKAQIHAGGRGKGGGVKLAKTPEEARDIAEKMLGMKLVTHQTGPEGREVGVLLIEEGLPIDREFYLGIVLDRATGRPVFMASAAGGMDIEEVAAKTPEQIFKETIDPSVGFRPFQARKLAFALGLPAELVSPAAKFMQSLYTASEAMDASLLEINPFLLTKDNRLIALDAKVNFDDNAMFRHPDYKELRDLNEEEPLEIEASKFDLNYIKLDGNIGCMVNGAGLAMATMDIIKLAGGEPANFLDVGGGASQERVEAAFRILLADEHVRAVLVNIFGGIVRCDMVARGVVGAAKSLDLKIPVVVRLEGTNVEEGQRVIRESGMNFTVANGMKDAAEKVVALAA; encoded by the coding sequence ATGAAGATACACGAGTACCAGGGCAAAGAGTTACTAAAAAAATTCGGTGTGCCAGTGCCGCGCGGGATTGTTGCGCGCACCGCTGATGAAGCGTTTGCTGCGGCGCAGGAACTGGCGACGACACCCGTCGTCGTAAAGGCACAGATTCATGCGGGCGGCCGGGGGAAGGGCGGCGGCGTCAAACTGGCGAAGACTCCCGAGGAAGCACGCGACATCGCGGAAAAAATGCTCGGCATGAAACTCGTGACACACCAGACCGGACCGGAAGGCCGAGAGGTGGGCGTGCTTCTGATCGAGGAAGGCTTGCCGATCGATCGAGAGTTCTATCTCGGCATCGTTTTGGATCGGGCGACCGGGCGGCCGGTGTTCATGGCTTCAGCCGCGGGCGGTATGGACATTGAAGAAGTTGCGGCCAAAACGCCTGAGCAGATCTTTAAAGAGACGATCGATCCATCGGTTGGCTTTCGACCGTTTCAAGCGAGGAAGCTGGCTTTCGCGCTCGGCCTGCCTGCTGAATTAGTTTCACCGGCCGCCAAGTTCATGCAGTCGCTCTACACCGCGTCCGAAGCGATGGACGCGTCACTCCTCGAAATCAATCCGTTTCTTTTGACGAAGGACAACCGGCTGATCGCGCTCGACGCGAAGGTCAACTTCGACGATAACGCGATGTTCCGTCACCCGGACTACAAAGAACTGCGCGACTTGAATGAAGAAGAACCGCTGGAGATCGAAGCGTCGAAGTTTGATCTGAACTACATCAAGCTCGACGGTAACATCGGTTGCATGGTTAATGGCGCGGGCCTGGCGATGGCCACGATGGACATCATTAAACTCGCGGGCGGCGAGCCGGCAAACTTTCTCGACGTCGGCGGCGGCGCATCGCAGGAACGCGTCGAAGCGGCTTTTAGAATTCTGCTCGCCGACGAACACGTCCGCGCCGTGCTGGTAAATATTTTCGGCGGCATTGTGCGTTGCGACATGGTGGCGCGCGGCGTAGTCGGCGCGGCAAAGAGTTTGGACCTGAAGATTCCTGTCGTCGTACGGCTCGAAGGCACGAATGTTGAAGAAGGCCAACGCGTCATTCGCGAGTCAGGAATGAACTTCACGGTGGCGAATGGAATGAAGGACGCGGCGGAGAAGGTTGTCGCGTTAGCAGCTTAG
- the tnpA gene encoding IS200/IS605 family transposase → MGSTFFSLHYHLVFSTKERRPFIKSEWQPRLHAYLGGIIKGMNGVPEIVGGVEDHVHILASLRPVHCIADVLRDLKKESSTWTKENFDRRFKWQEGYAAFTVSPTATDSVRRYIATQEAHHREYSFVDELRELLNAAGIKFDEKYLLSRLAPLRGAVMINDFSGGLRGLRPPATF, encoded by the coding sequence ATGGGTTCAACCTTCTTCAGCCTGCACTATCACCTCGTCTTCTCGACCAAAGAACGACGACCTTTCATTAAGTCGGAATGGCAGCCACGACTTCATGCATACCTCGGCGGGATCATTAAAGGCATGAACGGCGTGCCCGAGATTGTCGGCGGAGTTGAGGATCATGTTCATATCCTGGCGAGTCTCAGGCCAGTGCATTGCATCGCAGATGTACTTCGCGACTTGAAGAAGGAATCGTCCACGTGGACTAAAGAGAATTTTGATCGCCGATTCAAATGGCAAGAGGGTTATGCGGCGTTCACCGTAAGCCCCACGGCGACCGACTCCGTGCGGCGCTACATTGCCACGCAGGAGGCGCATCATCGTGAATATTCATTTGTTGATGAATTGAGAGAGCTTCTCAACGCGGCCGGTATCAAATTTGACGAGAAGTACTTGTTGTCACGTCTGGCACCCCTTCGGGGTGCCGTCATGATTAACGACTTTTCCGGTGGTCTTCGCGGACTCCGACCACCGGCTACTTTCTGA